From Haloarcula sp. CBA1127, a single genomic window includes:
- a CDS encoding METTL5 family protein: MPTKSALAQQLAVVAGFDNPRASLEQYRTPPDLAAHLVHTADLQNDIQRQTVVDLGCGTGMLALGAALRSPARVVGLDIDPAPLSTARENERKVGSTTPVSWVRADATTAPLCPSAGETTVVMNPPFGAQSDNEHADRRFLETAASIAGVSYSIHNDGSQSFVESFTDDNGGEVTHAFETEFDLPRQFDFHESDRQAITAEVYRIDWT, from the coding sequence ATGCCGACAAAGAGTGCGCTCGCCCAACAACTCGCCGTTGTCGCCGGGTTCGACAACCCGCGAGCCAGTCTCGAACAGTACCGGACACCGCCGGATCTGGCGGCGCATCTGGTCCATACTGCGGACCTCCAGAACGATATCCAGAGACAGACAGTCGTCGACCTCGGCTGTGGCACCGGGATGCTGGCGCTGGGGGCGGCGCTACGGTCGCCGGCGCGGGTGGTCGGACTAGATATCGACCCCGCACCGCTGTCGACGGCGCGCGAAAACGAGCGGAAGGTCGGGTCGACGACGCCAGTGTCGTGGGTTCGAGCGGATGCCACCACAGCCCCGCTGTGTCCGTCCGCCGGAGAAACTACAGTCGTGATGAACCCGCCCTTTGGCGCGCAGTCGGACAACGAACACGCTGACCGTCGGTTCCTCGAAACTGCCGCATCCATCGCGGGCGTTTCGTACTCGATTCACAACGACGGAAGCCAATCGTTTGTCGAATCCTTTACCGACGACAACGGTGGCGAGGTAACCCACGCTTTCGAGACGGAGTTCGACCTGCCGCGACAGTTCGATTTCCACGAGTCGGACCGACAGGCCATTACTGCGGAAGTGTACCGCATCGACTGGACCTAG
- a CDS encoding ATP-binding protein, translating into MASTEDTALFRDVFQANPDPIMIHDADTGTVVRANEAAGALLGRPPADVVGMHVGEFSPPGFSTADANALITEAATSGSAQVEWSTQGPDGESRLVEVSLERAVIDDTTRVVAFIHDVTEIRRQERKHTERSKQLQTLIENLPVVVFTLNPDGVFTYSAGKGLDELGIEPGEFEGASVFEVYSQYPDIITAVERALDGEEVRVTQEIDGLVFETWYRPVFDDGELTQVVSVARDITDLKQREARIETLSEATNELLYTRTERAVADTVTQIAQRIIDQPLAAMWSYDSDDDTLYPIGATSEAADFAAVETASDLPPMGPESDENRLFHDGSPTVVEDYQTLSNPSVPQTPLRTVLFLPLEDYGILCIGSPTVESFDSHDRFLLEILASTGAAALDRVERETRLKSKQTELERSNEALQQFAYIASHDLQEPLRMVSSYVDLLDSEYGDDLDDEAAEYMAFAVDGARRMQEMVNALLRYSRVETNSGDFEETDPEAVLDRTGDALQMRIAEVDATITAESLPPVEADPNQVGQVFQNLLENAIEYAVEADIEPRVEVSAEEDDDMVTFTVSDNGPGIPAADHEEVFDIFHRAGAHDTEGTGIGLAVCQRIVLRHDGRIWVEPSDDGATFKFTLPAVTEVSGDD; encoded by the coding sequence ATGGCTTCTACGGAGGACACTGCTCTTTTCCGCGACGTGTTCCAGGCGAATCCGGACCCGATTATGATCCACGACGCCGACACCGGGACTGTCGTCAGAGCGAACGAGGCAGCGGGCGCGTTGCTCGGGCGTCCGCCGGCAGATGTCGTCGGGATGCACGTCGGCGAGTTCAGCCCGCCGGGGTTTTCGACGGCAGACGCAAACGCTCTGATTACGGAGGCAGCCACATCGGGGTCGGCACAGGTCGAGTGGTCGACACAGGGTCCGGACGGTGAGAGCCGGCTGGTCGAAGTGTCGCTCGAACGCGCCGTCATCGACGACACAACCCGCGTTGTGGCGTTCATTCACGACGTGACCGAGATCCGCCGACAGGAGCGCAAACACACTGAACGGAGCAAGCAACTCCAGACGCTGATCGAGAACCTTCCGGTCGTCGTGTTCACGCTCAACCCTGACGGCGTCTTTACTTACTCGGCTGGGAAGGGACTGGACGAACTCGGGATCGAACCCGGCGAGTTCGAAGGGGCCTCTGTGTTCGAGGTCTATAGCCAGTATCCGGACATCATCACTGCCGTCGAGCGAGCGCTGGACGGGGAAGAGGTCCGGGTGACCCAGGAGATCGACGGCCTCGTCTTCGAGACGTGGTATCGGCCGGTGTTCGACGACGGAGAGCTAACGCAGGTGGTCAGCGTCGCCCGCGACATCACTGACCTCAAACAGCGCGAAGCACGCATCGAAACACTCAGCGAGGCGACGAACGAACTGCTGTACACTCGCACGGAGCGTGCGGTCGCGGACACGGTGACGCAGATCGCACAGCGCATCATCGACCAGCCGCTGGCGGCGATGTGGTCCTACGACAGCGACGACGACACCCTCTATCCGATCGGTGCAACAAGCGAGGCGGCAGACTTCGCGGCGGTGGAGACGGCATCTGACCTCCCACCGATGGGTCCCGAAAGCGACGAAAACCGCCTGTTCCACGATGGCAGTCCGACCGTCGTCGAGGACTACCAGACGCTATCGAACCCATCAGTCCCTCAGACACCGCTGCGAACGGTGCTGTTTCTCCCCCTCGAGGACTACGGGATACTGTGTATCGGCTCGCCGACTGTCGAATCCTTCGACAGCCACGACCGGTTCTTGCTCGAGATCCTTGCGAGTACTGGGGCCGCTGCGCTGGACCGGGTCGAACGGGAGACGCGGCTCAAATCCAAGCAGACGGAGCTCGAGCGGTCGAACGAGGCGCTCCAGCAGTTCGCCTACATCGCCTCACACGACCTGCAGGAACCCCTCCGGATGGTATCGAGCTACGTTGATCTGCTGGACAGTGAGTACGGTGACGATCTCGACGACGAGGCGGCCGAGTACATGGCCTTCGCCGTGGACGGGGCTCGCCGAATGCAGGAGATGGTCAACGCCTTACTCCGGTACTCGCGAGTCGAGACGAACTCGGGTGACTTCGAGGAAACAGACCCGGAGGCGGTGCTCGACCGGACGGGAGACGCCTTGCAGATGCGAATAGCGGAGGTGGACGCGACCATCACAGCGGAGTCACTGCCACCCGTCGAAGCCGATCCGAACCAGGTCGGGCAAGTGTTCCAGAATCTGCTGGAAAACGCCATCGAGTACGCCGTGGAAGCCGATATCGAACCCCGCGTCGAGGTCAGCGCCGAAGAAGACGACGACATGGTGACGTTCACCGTCTCGGACAACGGACCCGGGATTCCGGCGGCGGACCACGAGGAGGTGTTCGACATCTTCCACCGCGCCGGGGCCCACGACACGGAGGGAACCGGCATCGGGCTGGCCGTCTGCCAGCGAATCGTCCTGCGCCACGACGGGCGTATCTGGGTCGAACCGTCGGACGATGGCGCGACATTCAAATTTACGCTGCCCGCGGTGACGGAGGTGAGTGGCGATGACTGA
- a CDS encoding rhomboid family intramembrane serine protease, protein MMQSLPTPAMPAWLPWQEAVVLTVVLAVLLAVRRFSDMRLGDGLRGRLLLGVPWGTLLTMAGVLTVYLFLQGAWWHPRNPLVTPFRTWSYFYPFGMLTGAFTHGSQGHITGNLMGTLVYGTVAEYVWGHYPRKRGVQTFTSLRTNPFTRILAVPVAMFAVGVFSAVFAIGPIVGFSGVVFAIAGFALVTRPTLFLGAFLGNRVLDLLYSALRYPVSTASGQTRFVTPWWSNIAIQGHAIGILAGVVVALALLWSRDERPDTLRVFFATLVFAVAQGLWAVYIPLGGGRFRLFRWAGTALVFVLALVVAASTVGSDRSFYPSFDRRPASLAVMVLLVVLGALSLAAVPTNVVDLQADQLPEDGIEIRDYVVTYDENVPNAYFEGIWVPTQRGGASVNESGVIVASAEREVWIAAIQPGRLAVNGKERVTVGGPTWRESVYANRIDWSVLGNSSVYRVQLRREGDQLRTAYTSAPSTADVMLDGRNVTVAARQNGFDVVVTRGNETVGQAPLPANMTRTRIGGLTFERNRSKLYARTDGTRVKIAERRQQAARG, encoded by the coding sequence ATGATGCAGTCGCTGCCGACGCCGGCCATGCCTGCATGGCTCCCGTGGCAGGAAGCGGTCGTCCTCACCGTGGTGCTCGCTGTCCTCCTTGCCGTCCGACGCTTCTCGGATATGCGGCTTGGCGACGGCTTACGGGGACGACTACTCCTCGGAGTTCCGTGGGGAACACTGCTGACGATGGCCGGCGTCCTGACGGTGTACCTGTTTCTGCAGGGCGCGTGGTGGCACCCGCGGAACCCGCTTGTTACCCCGTTCCGGACGTGGTCGTACTTCTACCCGTTCGGGATGCTCACCGGCGCGTTCACCCACGGCAGTCAGGGGCACATCACGGGGAACCTCATGGGCACACTGGTGTACGGGACGGTCGCGGAATACGTCTGGGGACACTACCCTCGCAAGCGCGGGGTGCAGACCTTCACGTCGCTTCGGACGAACCCGTTTACTCGAATTCTGGCCGTTCCCGTCGCCATGTTCGCTGTGGGCGTGTTCTCCGCGGTGTTCGCTATCGGACCGATTGTGGGGTTTTCCGGCGTGGTGTTTGCCATTGCCGGGTTCGCGCTCGTGACGCGGCCGACGCTGTTTCTCGGTGCGTTTCTCGGAAACCGCGTGCTCGACCTCCTGTATTCGGCGCTTCGCTACCCCGTGTCGACGGCCTCTGGTCAGACCCGCTTTGTGACGCCGTGGTGGTCCAACATCGCTATTCAGGGGCATGCCATCGGCATCCTGGCAGGCGTCGTCGTGGCACTCGCGCTCCTGTGGAGTCGAGACGAACGCCCCGACACGCTACGGGTGTTTTTTGCGACGCTCGTGTTCGCTGTCGCCCAGGGACTGTGGGCGGTGTACATACCGCTCGGCGGCGGCCGATTTCGGCTGTTCCGGTGGGCCGGGACGGCACTGGTGTTCGTCCTCGCGCTCGTCGTCGCCGCGTCGACCGTCGGTTCTGACCGGAGTTTTTACCCGTCGTTCGACCGCCGCCCGGCGTCACTCGCAGTGATGGTTCTGCTCGTCGTCCTCGGGGCACTGAGTCTCGCTGCCGTCCCGACGAACGTCGTCGACCTGCAGGCGGACCAGCTCCCCGAAGACGGGATCGAAATCAGAGACTACGTCGTGACCTACGACGAGAACGTCCCGAACGCGTACTTCGAAGGTATCTGGGTCCCAACACAGCGGGGCGGGGCGAGCGTCAACGAAAGCGGTGTCATCGTCGCCAGCGCTGAGCGGGAGGTCTGGATCGCCGCTATCCAGCCGGGCCGGCTCGCCGTCAACGGTAAGGAGCGGGTCACAGTCGGCGGGCCGACCTGGCGCGAATCGGTGTATGCGAACCGAATAGACTGGTCAGTACTCGGCAATTCCAGCGTCTACCGGGTCCAGCTCAGGCGCGAGGGCGACCAGCTCCGGACGGCGTACACATCAGCGCCGTCAACGGCGGATGTGATGCTCGACGGCCGGAACGTGACAGTGGCGGCCCGGCAGAACGGGTTCGACGTGGTCGTCACACGGGGGAATGAAACGGTCGGGCAGGCACCGCTCCCGGCGAACATGACGCGGACGCGGATCGGCGGACTGACCTTCGAGCGGAACCGCTCGAAGCTGTACGCACGGACAGATGGTACTCGTGTCAAGATCGCCGAGCGTCGCCAGCAAGCAGCGCGGGGCTAG
- a CDS encoding DoxX family protein has translation MAFESAGASELFLLGRLLFGGVLAFMGLNHFQNAGQMAPYAEAKGLPAPVASVYGSGGLLLVSGILVILGAYPAIAAGALATFLVASAVMMHDFWAVPDDQVQDEMTQFLKNIALAGGAVSVLSVAGTSWPYSVGMSLL, from the coding sequence ATGGCGTTTGAGTCTGCCGGGGCGAGCGAACTATTCCTGCTGGGCCGACTCCTGTTTGGCGGGGTACTTGCCTTCATGGGCCTGAACCACTTCCAGAACGCCGGGCAGATGGCCCCCTACGCGGAGGCAAAGGGGCTCCCGGCACCGGTGGCGTCGGTCTACGGGAGCGGCGGACTGCTCCTCGTCAGCGGTATCCTCGTCATCCTCGGTGCATACCCCGCCATCGCGGCCGGGGCGCTGGCGACGTTCCTCGTCGCTTCTGCCGTCATGATGCACGACTTCTGGGCGGTCCCGGACGACCAGGTACAGGACGAGATGACGCAGTTCCTCAAGAACATCGCCCTCGCCGGCGGCGCGGTGTCAGTGCTTTCGGTGGCCGGCACGTCGTGGCCATACAGCGTCGGTATGTCTCTGTTGTGA
- a CDS encoding helix-turn-helix domain-containing protein: MSSEVFTAAEEEEESGPCAVIESLEQIGSRWRLVVLHELQNGEQRFNELKRATDASSRTLSRVLDDLQEMGFVDRRLEEDAPVATYYQLTPKGESLCPVFAEIEGWAEEWLAGCEN, translated from the coding sequence ATGTCATCTGAAGTATTCACTGCCGCGGAAGAGGAGGAAGAAAGCGGGCCGTGTGCCGTCATCGAATCGCTGGAACAGATTGGGTCGCGCTGGCGACTTGTCGTACTCCACGAACTCCAGAACGGCGAACAGCGGTTCAACGAACTCAAACGCGCCACCGACGCCAGCTCTCGCACCCTCTCGCGGGTCCTCGACGACCTCCAGGAGATGGGCTTCGTTGACCGGCGGCTCGAAGAGGACGCTCCCGTCGCGACGTACTACCAGCTCACGCCCAAGGGCGAATCCCTCTGTCCGGTGTTCGCCGAAATCGAGGGCTGGGCCGAGGAGTGGCTGGCCGGTTGCGAGAATTAG
- a CDS encoding ATP-binding protein has translation MAESVHLDVLLVEDNPGDARLVEHHLNSPAVAHFVDDVTISHVESLAPVDEQSGAAYDVVLLDLGLPESTGLATLDRATEMIDEVPIIVLTGMQDREVAIEAINRGAQDYLPKADLDGDRLVRALRYAVVRSRQQRAIQRQTDQMDFFNSILQHDILNGMNVIRARGELLEDTLDSEEREYASTIVQWSDDLIELTEKVRSVLETVTEEDGRDHEHREIQAVLDNAADRARSVSDDCTVTIEPQAVTVVADELLDDVFGNLFLNAVEHGGNDVTIDVTTTVADGTVTVCLADDGDGIPSSDARRIFERGEKGSESGGTGFGLYFVDTMVRSYGGDVWVEDSDLGGAAFYVELPHATL, from the coding sequence ATGGCTGAGTCGGTACATCTCGACGTGCTCCTCGTCGAGGACAACCCGGGCGATGCCCGCCTCGTTGAGCATCACCTGAACTCGCCGGCGGTGGCGCACTTTGTCGATGACGTGACGATTTCCCACGTTGAGTCGCTAGCGCCGGTTGACGAACAGTCGGGGGCAGCCTACGACGTGGTACTGCTTGACCTCGGACTCCCCGAGTCAACAGGGCTTGCGACGCTCGACCGGGCAACCGAGATGATAGATGAGGTGCCGATCATCGTCCTCACCGGGATGCAAGACCGGGAGGTGGCTATCGAAGCGATCAACCGGGGTGCACAGGACTACCTGCCGAAAGCGGATCTGGACGGCGATCGACTCGTGAGAGCACTCCGGTACGCAGTCGTCAGGAGCCGCCAGCAGCGTGCCATTCAGCGCCAGACCGACCAGATGGACTTCTTCAACAGCATCCTGCAACACGACATCCTCAACGGGATGAACGTCATTCGGGCGCGGGGGGAACTCCTCGAAGACACGCTCGACAGCGAGGAACGCGAGTACGCGTCGACAATCGTCCAGTGGAGCGACGACCTCATCGAACTCACCGAAAAGGTCCGGTCGGTGCTGGAGACGGTCACCGAAGAGGACGGTCGGGACCACGAACACCGGGAGATACAGGCCGTCCTCGACAATGCGGCGGACCGCGCCCGGTCGGTCAGCGACGACTGTACCGTCACAATCGAGCCACAGGCGGTCACTGTTGTCGCTGACGAGTTACTCGATGACGTGTTCGGGAACCTCTTTCTCAACGCAGTCGAACACGGTGGCAACGACGTGACTATCGACGTGACGACGACGGTTGCTGACGGCACCGTGACTGTCTGTCTTGCGGACGACGGGGACGGGATTCCGAGCAGCGACGCTCGCCGTATCTTCGAGCGTGGTGAGAAGGGGTCTGAGTCCGGCGGGACTGGCTTCGGCCTCTACTTCGTGGACACGATGGTCCGGAGCTACGGCGGCGACGTCTGGGTCGAGGACAGCGACCTCGGCGGCGCAGCGTTCTATGTTGAACTGCCGCACGCGACTCTGTAG
- a CDS encoding response regulator — translation MTESAEGRPVEILLAEDNPGDVKLTEKALEKGKVLNNLHVVNDGVEALAFLRQQGEYDDAPRPDLLLLDLNMPRKGGQEVLEEMKDDESLRRIPVVVLTSSEAEEDIIESYDLHANAYLTKPVDFDGFVDIVSSVEDFFLTVVKRPPK, via the coding sequence ATGACTGAGTCCGCCGAAGGTCGGCCAGTGGAGATTCTGCTGGCGGAGGACAACCCCGGCGATGTCAAGCTGACCGAGAAAGCGCTGGAGAAGGGGAAGGTGCTGAACAATCTTCACGTGGTCAACGACGGCGTCGAGGCACTGGCGTTCCTCCGGCAGCAAGGTGAGTACGACGACGCACCGCGGCCAGATCTGTTGTTGCTCGATCTTAATATGCCACGTAAAGGCGGACAGGAGGTCCTCGAAGAGATGAAAGACGACGAGTCGCTCCGGCGGATTCCGGTCGTCGTGCTGACCAGTTCCGAGGCGGAAGAGGACATCATCGAATCGTACGACCTCCACGCGAACGCCTACCTGACGAAACCGGTCGACTTCGATGGCTTCGTCGACATCGTGAGCAGCGTCGAAGATTTCTTCCTCACGGTCGTCAAGCGGCCGCCGAAATAA
- a CDS encoding ATP-binding protein: protein MDDPLDGNEGSDLEERDRYLAAMQDLTAAMAASGTTFQERVEPVLAVGREHLGFPNGHITVVSGDEHKVVASSGLPSTIAAGVERPLSKTYCKHTLNDSGIHIITNASESMAADPAYKEAGLEAYVGTTLRADGSEYGTLCFVNDDEAISEFSDWQQTLFEHLTQWVEAEIEREIAVDSQEESQRLLEATFNSPETFIGILEADGTLIRANETALGFIEADAEDISGNAIWETPWWDHDATTARRCRDAVERAGEGEMVRFEAEHIGMDGQRISTSVVARPVTADGVVRKIIVEGTDITDLKRREEQMEFFNSILRHDILNGMTVIEARAETLADALDGTQATYAETILDWSQDIVDLTQKVRSVLSTMSNDGLTEAETIELGPVIEGATRKAASMDGNCTLKTDIHEGIEVVADDLLDDVVGNILTNAVEHGGPDTTIEVTTERVGSMVHLHIADDGPGIPPAERETIFEKGERGTESTGTGFGLYFVSVMVDSYGGAIWVEESDFGGSEFVVALPSE from the coding sequence ATGGATGATCCGCTGGACGGGAACGAGGGTAGCGATTTGGAGGAGCGAGATCGCTATCTGGCAGCTATGCAGGACCTCACTGCGGCGATGGCGGCCAGCGGAACTACCTTTCAGGAGCGTGTAGAACCGGTCTTGGCCGTCGGGCGAGAGCATCTGGGGTTCCCGAACGGCCACATCACGGTCGTCTCCGGAGACGAACACAAAGTCGTCGCCAGTAGTGGTCTGCCATCAACGATTGCAGCGGGCGTCGAACGCCCACTCTCCAAGACATACTGCAAGCACACCCTCAACGACTCCGGGATTCACATCATCACTAACGCGAGCGAATCGATGGCTGCCGACCCGGCATATAAGGAGGCCGGACTGGAAGCGTACGTCGGCACGACGCTTCGGGCGGACGGCTCGGAATACGGGACGCTGTGTTTCGTCAACGACGACGAGGCGATTTCGGAGTTCTCAGACTGGCAGCAGACGCTGTTTGAGCATCTGACGCAGTGGGTCGAAGCGGAGATTGAACGCGAGATCGCTGTCGATTCACAAGAGGAGAGCCAGCGGCTGTTAGAAGCGACGTTCAACTCACCGGAGACGTTCATCGGCATCCTTGAGGCCGATGGAACTCTCATCAGGGCAAACGAAACAGCACTCGGGTTCATCGAGGCTGACGCTGAAGACATCTCCGGAAACGCGATCTGGGAGACGCCCTGGTGGGACCACGATGCGACGACAGCACGTCGTTGTCGAGATGCTGTCGAGCGAGCGGGAGAGGGGGAGATGGTCAGGTTCGAGGCCGAGCATATCGGCATGGACGGCCAGCGTATCTCGACGTCCGTCGTGGCCCGACCGGTAACGGCCGACGGGGTTGTCCGAAAGATAATCGTCGAGGGGACAGATATCACGGATCTCAAGCGCCGCGAAGAGCAGATGGAGTTTTTCAATAGCATTCTCAGACACGACATCCTCAACGGGATGACCGTCATCGAAGCGCGCGCAGAGACGCTTGCAGACGCACTTGACGGCACGCAAGCGACCTACGCAGAGACGATTCTGGACTGGAGTCAGGACATCGTCGACCTCACACAGAAGGTCCGGAGCGTCCTGAGCACGATGTCAAACGATGGGTTGACCGAGGCAGAGACGATCGAACTGGGGCCGGTCATCGAAGGGGCAACGAGAAAGGCGGCCTCGATGGATGGAAACTGTACGCTCAAAACAGACATCCACGAGGGTATCGAGGTCGTGGCTGACGACCTTCTCGACGATGTTGTTGGGAACATCTTGACGAACGCTGTCGAGCATGGCGGTCCAGACACCACAATCGAGGTAACGACGGAACGCGTTGGTTCGATGGTTCACCTTCACATCGCTGACGACGGGCCCGGGATACCACCCGCAGAGCGCGAGACAATCTTCGAGAAGGGGGAGCGTGGAACCGAGTCGACTGGGACCGGGTTCGGATTGTACTTCGTGTCGGTGATGGTCGATAGCTATGGCGGCGCCATCTGGGTCGAAGAGAGCGACTTCGGCGGCAGTGAGTTCGTCGTTGCGCTCCCGTCAGAATAA